In Corynebacterium afermentans subsp. afermentans, a genomic segment contains:
- a CDS encoding carboxylesterase family protein: MGETEITCAAGTIVGTTRGGKRVFDAIPYLAETRPFDDPAPVEQGLLIDATAPNPNALAISTPASARPGTDCPVIVWLSQPVEPGDGIVHVHVPHRRGFEGFLPFAADAIGHFRGVADVKLALRWVQQNIEAFGGDPTNVAVVGAGEEAAVALWLCRRDHYAGEFRRVWAADPVFPRAPYEKRKWIVRYLLSAPLTRAKLNELAENRPARLGRSYRRYAKFFGPMGPQPYDAAELADLATVRVEEALDPHAIAEFAR, encoded by the coding sequence ATGGGTGAAACGGAAATCACATGCGCGGCCGGCACCATCGTGGGCACCACCCGCGGCGGCAAACGCGTCTTCGACGCCATCCCGTACCTCGCCGAGACCCGCCCCTTCGACGACCCGGCGCCCGTCGAGCAGGGATTGCTTATCGACGCCACCGCGCCGAACCCCAACGCCCTGGCCATCAGCACCCCGGCGAGCGCGCGGCCCGGCACGGACTGTCCCGTGATCGTGTGGCTCTCGCAGCCGGTGGAGCCGGGCGACGGCATCGTCCACGTGCACGTGCCCCACCGCCGAGGTTTCGAGGGCTTCCTCCCCTTCGCCGCGGACGCCATCGGGCACTTCCGCGGTGTGGCGGACGTCAAGCTCGCCCTGCGCTGGGTCCAGCAAAACATCGAGGCGTTCGGGGGTGATCCCACCAACGTCGCCGTCGTCGGCGCCGGCGAGGAGGCCGCGGTGGCGCTGTGGCTGTGTCGGCGCGACCACTACGCCGGCGAGTTCCGCCGCGTGTGGGCCGCGGATCCGGTGTTCCCGCGCGCGCCGTACGAGAAACGTAAGTGGATCGTGCGCTACCTACTGTCCGCGCCGCTGACGCGTGCGAAGCTCAACGAGTTGGCGGAAAATCGGCCGGCGCGGCTTGGGCGGAGCTATCGTCGATACGCAAAGTTCTTCGGACCCATGGGCCCGCAGCCTTACGACGCTGCCGAGCTCGCCGACCTCGCAACCGTGCGCGTCGAAGAAGCGCTGGACCCGCACGCGATCGCGGAATTTGCCCGCTAG
- a CDS encoding ABC transporter ATP-binding protein: MQSLMRVIRSASALWPFYIAVVAVSTLVAGLGLVSPFLIREATDTIVAKLGDASLPDPTRTVIWLAVALFAAEALASVLRNVSGYLGDVMVARIRQILSTRYFAKLLALPQRYYDNQVTGTIIARLDRSIANVTQFIQSFTNNFLPMLMQVVAILVITAYYYWPLTVLLALLFPLYTWLTALTSKRWQVFEKNKNANIDQGNGRFAEVVGQVKVTKSYGAEMRELEKFGRHYTNTVDITRPQSRWWHSMDTLRGVAMNLIFLGIYLILFTRTLDGHFTVGEMVMLIQMVTMARQPVTMMSWIVDSAQRAIAGSRDYFKVMDEPVEPTANRQLVEATKASDMPEVVAKQQAPLQVREPVIAFEDVTFEYMEGEPVLHSVNFAAHEGETIALVGESGGGKSTIVNLLLGLYPITRGRLRVCGEELSELDVEKLRATTGVVFQEAALFSGSVFENIAYGKPDATLEEVVEVAKRANAHEFIMKFTDGYDTVIGERGLRLSGGQRQRVAVARAMLKDAPILILDEATSALDTKAERAVQAGLDQLMEGRTTIMIAHRLSTIAGVDTIITLRDGHVDEIGSPSELAVSGGIYSELLRLTASSSAADRERLKAFGFHVDGAGGDEDEDDDGSIEA; the protein is encoded by the coding sequence ATGCAGTCTTTGATGCGCGTTATCCGCAGCGCTTCCGCCCTCTGGCCTTTCTATATCGCCGTTGTGGCGGTCTCGACGCTGGTGGCGGGTTTGGGGTTGGTCTCGCCGTTTCTGATTCGGGAGGCGACGGACACCATCGTGGCCAAGCTTGGCGACGCCTCCCTGCCCGACCCCACCCGCACCGTCATCTGGCTCGCCGTGGCACTCTTCGCCGCCGAGGCGTTGGCCTCAGTGCTGCGCAACGTCTCCGGCTACTTGGGCGACGTGATGGTCGCCCGGATCCGCCAGATCCTGTCCACCCGGTATTTTGCCAAGCTGCTGGCGCTGCCGCAGCGCTACTACGACAACCAGGTCACCGGCACGATCATCGCCCGGCTGGACCGCTCAATCGCCAACGTCACGCAGTTCATCCAGTCCTTCACCAACAATTTCCTGCCCATGCTGATGCAGGTGGTGGCGATTTTGGTTATCACCGCCTACTACTACTGGCCGCTGACGGTGCTGCTGGCCCTGCTGTTCCCGCTCTACACCTGGCTCACCGCGCTGACGTCGAAGCGCTGGCAGGTGTTTGAGAAGAACAAAAACGCCAACATTGACCAAGGCAACGGCCGCTTCGCCGAGGTCGTGGGCCAGGTGAAGGTGACCAAGTCCTACGGCGCCGAGATGCGCGAGCTGGAGAAGTTCGGCCGCCACTACACCAACACCGTGGACATCACCCGCCCCCAGTCGCGCTGGTGGCACTCCATGGACACGCTGCGCGGCGTGGCCATGAACCTGATTTTCCTGGGCATCTACCTCATCTTGTTCACCCGCACCCTGGACGGGCACTTCACGGTCGGCGAGATGGTCATGCTCATCCAGATGGTCACCATGGCGCGCCAGCCGGTGACGATGATGAGCTGGATCGTGGATTCCGCGCAGCGCGCCATCGCCGGCTCGCGCGACTACTTCAAGGTGATGGACGAGCCGGTCGAGCCGACCGCGAACCGGCAGCTCGTCGAGGCGACGAAGGCGTCGGACATGCCGGAGGTCGTCGCTAAGCAGCAGGCTCCCCTGCAGGTGCGCGAGCCGGTCATCGCTTTCGAGGACGTCACCTTCGAATACATGGAGGGCGAGCCTGTGCTTCACAGCGTCAACTTCGCCGCCCACGAAGGCGAAACCATCGCGCTTGTCGGCGAATCCGGCGGCGGCAAATCCACCATCGTGAACCTGCTTTTGGGGCTCTACCCCATCACCCGCGGCCGGCTGCGCGTGTGCGGCGAGGAGCTGTCCGAGCTGGACGTCGAAAAACTGCGTGCCACCACCGGCGTGGTGTTCCAGGAGGCCGCGCTGTTTTCCGGCTCGGTGTTTGAAAACATCGCCTACGGCAAGCCGGACGCCACGCTCGAGGAAGTTGTGGAGGTGGCGAAGCGGGCCAACGCGCACGAGTTCATCATGAAGTTCACCGACGGCTACGACACCGTCATCGGCGAGCGCGGCCTGCGGCTTTCCGGCGGGCAGCGCCAGCGCGTGGCCGTCGCGCGCGCAATGCTCAAAGACGCGCCGATTCTGATCCTGGACGAGGCCACCTCCGCCCTGGACACCAAGGCCGAGCGCGCCGTGCAGGCCGGCCTGGACCAGCTGATGGAGGGCCGCACCACCATCATGATCGCGCACCGTTTGTCCACCATCGCTGGGGTGGACACGATCATCACACTTCGCGACGGACACGTGGACGAAATCGGCTCGCCTTCCGAGCTGGCCGTCTCCGGCGGCATCTACTCCGAGCTTTTGCGCCTGACCGCGTCGTCCTCCGCCGCGGACCGGGAACGCCTCAAGGCGTTCGGGTTCCACGTCGACGGCGCCGGTGGCGACGAGGACGAAGACGACGACGGTTCTATCGAGGCGTAG
- a CDS encoding glycosyltransferase 87 family protein: MRKLILSVPMMAVALILCLASLLVGWYQHSYVPFYTTDRRDVEDFLVYYRGAKAFWDSPNVYESLINTGAAGELPYSYPPSSLLFFSPLTLFGETVGLVLFSLVSLAALWWVITLTLRRCRIDDAGKWALVALPLAFWIDPIHNTFHHGQVNIVLMALVLTDLWWDSPKRKYLPTGVLTGVAAAVKMTPALFGLYFIFTRNWKALAATFLTGVMSLGVAGAVKPAALGYYFTTQIGQMSGVLGLNRAHNQSARGLVARFVPADAQTYFTAIMFAGILALALLALRSLLAARANEAAVLCVALLSLLVAPITWQHHYVWVVPLCIVMAVGGIRNANPWPPFLVAVYLTISTIFIPHKQILNPMATTPDSYTVRDLAQSSLVVWAILVVFVMWVQARGFVLVDRQKPLRFTQFVAFPPLVAYAVLSTFATAWWRKMESPMLSAYEGVFHPLEHLQMLRGAGDGFFAEPDIYSVAFSYPDGRQDYFLHPPVTMLFGKLLGAGEMGTWEALHTIAGTLAVWWIIYLLFKRFRWPSPVACATVLLPAVLWLDPVRFNFYYGELTIFAVAFMATDLWWTRPGQWQRWVPEGLLTGIAAAFTLRPAVFALYFLFRKDYRALGWMAGAFASFTALGAVARPGMTAAYFTDYVLHIGERYDLSQAQNLTLFGAAQRFTGADGASALWVLAVLAAGGALIYAARVFIQRGETPMAALSLALVALTASSWAPPYAWAWMLPGALIIGEFAWRRRDIPALLTTLVYLGLSTVFVPHSQFKNMDTIDGRDRVIGDWVMSSVVWWTLLAAAVFAVWTSKHAKSDDGYRGPHAIPRPSHPASPRHEEVDAVQP; this comes from the coding sequence GTGCGAAAACTCATCCTTTCGGTGCCGATGATGGCGGTGGCGCTCATCCTGTGCCTGGCCAGCTTGCTGGTGGGCTGGTACCAGCACAGTTACGTGCCCTTCTACACCACGGACCGGCGCGATGTAGAGGATTTTTTGGTCTACTACCGCGGCGCGAAAGCGTTCTGGGACAGCCCGAACGTTTACGAGTCCCTGATCAACACCGGCGCGGCGGGAGAGCTGCCGTACTCCTACCCGCCGTCGTCGCTGCTGTTCTTTTCCCCGCTGACGCTGTTCGGGGAGACGGTGGGCCTGGTGTTGTTTTCGCTGGTGTCGCTGGCGGCACTCTGGTGGGTAATCACGCTCACGCTGCGCAGGTGCCGCATCGACGATGCCGGCAAGTGGGCGCTGGTGGCGCTGCCGCTCGCGTTCTGGATCGACCCGATCCACAACACCTTCCACCACGGCCAGGTCAACATCGTGCTCATGGCGCTGGTGCTCACGGACCTGTGGTGGGACTCGCCGAAGCGTAAGTACCTGCCCACGGGCGTGCTCACCGGCGTCGCCGCCGCGGTGAAGATGACGCCGGCCCTGTTCGGGCTGTACTTCATCTTTACCCGCAACTGGAAAGCGCTGGCCGCGACGTTTCTCACCGGCGTGATGTCGCTGGGGGTTGCGGGTGCGGTGAAACCGGCGGCGCTGGGGTACTACTTCACCACCCAGATCGGGCAGATGTCCGGTGTGCTGGGACTGAACCGCGCGCACAACCAGTCCGCCCGCGGCCTGGTCGCCCGCTTCGTGCCGGCAGACGCGCAGACGTACTTCACCGCGATCATGTTCGCCGGCATCCTCGCCCTTGCGCTTTTGGCGCTGCGCAGCCTGCTCGCCGCGCGCGCCAACGAGGCGGCGGTGCTATGCGTCGCGCTGCTGTCGCTGCTCGTCGCCCCGATTACCTGGCAGCACCACTACGTGTGGGTGGTTCCGCTGTGCATCGTCATGGCCGTCGGCGGCATCCGCAACGCCAACCCGTGGCCGCCGTTTCTGGTGGCGGTGTATTTGACCATCTCCACGATCTTCATCCCGCACAAGCAGATCCTGAACCCGATGGCCACCACGCCGGACTCGTACACCGTGCGCGACTTGGCGCAGTCCAGCCTGGTCGTGTGGGCGATTCTGGTGGTGTTTGTGATGTGGGTGCAGGCGCGGGGCTTCGTGCTCGTCGATAGGCAAAAGCCCCTGCGTTTTACCCAGTTCGTGGCCTTTCCGCCGCTGGTGGCCTACGCGGTGCTGAGTACCTTTGCCACGGCGTGGTGGCGCAAGATGGAATCGCCGATGCTGTCGGCCTACGAGGGCGTGTTCCACCCGCTGGAGCATCTGCAGATGCTGCGCGGGGCGGGCGACGGTTTCTTCGCCGAGCCGGACATCTACTCGGTGGCGTTTAGCTACCCCGACGGGCGGCAAGACTACTTCCTGCATCCCCCGGTGACCATGCTGTTTGGCAAGCTGCTCGGCGCCGGCGAGATGGGCACGTGGGAGGCGTTGCACACCATCGCGGGCACGCTGGCGGTGTGGTGGATCATCTACCTGCTGTTCAAGCGGTTCCGGTGGCCGTCGCCGGTCGCGTGCGCGACGGTGCTGCTGCCGGCGGTGCTGTGGCTGGACCCGGTGCGGTTCAACTTCTACTACGGCGAGCTGACTATCTTCGCCGTGGCGTTCATGGCGACGGACCTGTGGTGGACCCGCCCCGGGCAGTGGCAGCGCTGGGTGCCTGAAGGCCTACTCACCGGCATCGCCGCGGCGTTTACCCTGCGGCCTGCGGTCTTCGCGCTGTATTTCCTCTTCCGCAAGGACTACCGGGCGCTCGGCTGGATGGCGGGCGCGTTCGCGTCCTTCACCGCGCTCGGTGCGGTGGCGCGCCCGGGCATGACAGCCGCGTATTTCACCGACTACGTGCTGCACATCGGCGAGCGCTACGACCTTTCCCAGGCGCAGAACCTCACACTGTTCGGCGCGGCCCAGCGGTTCACGGGCGCAGACGGCGCGAGCGCGCTTTGGGTGCTCGCGGTCCTTGCCGCCGGCGGCGCGCTGATCTACGCCGCCCGCGTTTTTATTCAGCGCGGCGAGACACCGATGGCGGCACTCAGCCTCGCACTGGTGGCACTCACCGCATCCTCCTGGGCCCCGCCGTACGCGTGGGCGTGGATGCTGCCGGGCGCGTTGATCATCGGCGAGTTCGCGTGGCGCCGCCGCGACATCCCCGCGCTGCTGACCACCCTTGTCTACCTGGGGCTTTCCACCGTGTTCGTGCCGCATTCGCAGTTCAAGAACATGGACACGATCGACGGGCGCGACCGGGTCATCGGCGACTGGGTCATGTCGTCCGTGGTGTGGTGGACGCTGCTCGCCGCCGCGGTGTTCGCCGTGTGGACCTCCAAGCATGCCAAGAGCGATGATGGCTACCGTGGGCCCCATGCAATTCCCCGACCTTCACACCCTGCAAGCCCGCGGCACGAGGAAGTGGACGCAGTTCAACCCTGA
- a CDS encoding MalY/PatB family protein, with protein sequence MQFPDLHTLQARGTRKWTQFNPDVLPLFIAESDFPTAPAVKQAIVDAAEREMFGYTPAPHAHRLGEAVAGFYADRYGWRPDAEEIFPVADVVRGVMLAIQYFTEGDVVVPVPAYFPFLDVAEVAGRKRIDVNSAGGLNLAEVEAAFANGAGSIIVTNPFNPGGYVFTEKQLDEVCALARKYGARVIVDEIHAPLVYDGTHVCAAANNPDVCITVTATSKAWNVAGLKCAQMIFSNDEDAKTWNAMSGVAKDGVGTLGIVAAEACYDHGREFLDEEIAQLKANRDWLVENLPKAVPGIEIEVPAATYLMFLNFKNTKLVDEKPAAWLRRHAKVAMNEGMDFGPGGKHRARMNFATSPEILEEAVRRIGGAVAKL encoded by the coding sequence ATGCAATTCCCCGACCTTCACACCCTGCAAGCCCGCGGCACGAGGAAGTGGACGCAGTTCAACCCTGACGTGCTGCCGCTGTTTATCGCGGAGAGCGATTTTCCAACCGCGCCCGCTGTGAAGCAGGCGATCGTGGATGCGGCCGAGCGCGAGATGTTCGGCTACACGCCCGCCCCGCACGCGCACCGGCTGGGCGAGGCGGTCGCCGGCTTCTACGCGGACCGTTACGGCTGGCGCCCGGACGCGGAGGAGATCTTCCCGGTTGCGGACGTGGTGCGCGGCGTAATGCTGGCCATTCAGTACTTCACCGAGGGCGATGTCGTGGTCCCGGTCCCCGCCTACTTCCCGTTTTTGGACGTTGCGGAGGTCGCGGGGCGCAAGCGTATCGACGTCAACTCCGCCGGCGGCCTCAACCTGGCCGAGGTCGAGGCCGCGTTTGCCAACGGCGCGGGCAGCATCATCGTGACCAACCCGTTCAACCCGGGCGGCTACGTGTTCACCGAGAAGCAGCTCGACGAGGTCTGCGCCTTGGCGCGCAAGTACGGCGCCCGGGTGATCGTGGACGAGATTCACGCCCCGCTGGTCTACGACGGCACCCACGTCTGCGCCGCGGCGAACAACCCGGACGTGTGCATCACCGTCACCGCCACCTCCAAGGCGTGGAACGTCGCGGGGCTGAAGTGCGCGCAGATGATCTTCTCCAACGACGAGGACGCAAAGACCTGGAACGCGATGTCGGGCGTGGCCAAGGACGGCGTGGGCACCCTGGGCATCGTCGCGGCGGAGGCCTGCTACGACCACGGCCGCGAGTTCTTGGACGAGGAGATCGCCCAGCTCAAGGCCAACCGCGACTGGCTGGTAGAAAACCTGCCGAAGGCGGTGCCGGGCATCGAGATTGAGGTGCCGGCGGCGACCTACCTGATGTTTTTGAATTTCAAGAACACCAAGCTTGTCGACGAAAAACCTGCCGCGTGGCTGCGCCGCCACGCCAAGGTGGCCATGAACGAGGGAATGGACTTCGGCCCCGGCGGCAAGCACCGCGCGCGGATGAACTTCGCCACCTCCCCGGAGATCCTCGAAGAGGCGGTGCGGCGGATTGGCGGAGCCGTCGCAAAGCTTTAG
- the brnQ gene encoding branched-chain amino acid transport system II carrier protein — protein MGSTVVSQPEGGSQRSASAIVVTSLALFSMFFGAGNLIFPPMLAVEAGDNFWPALIGFLATASLLPVLAVIAIALSGSNLRDLAQRAGSIFGVVFPVLAYLSIGAFYALPRTGAVSFETAITPLFGLESFAASAVFNVVFFGIALALSWNPTTIMEKLGKFLTPALLVLLAVMISVSAFRWSAEPAAPNEPYDDGPLSAGLLEGYLTMDSIAALAFSIVVISTLRHRGFSEGKQLVNGTITAGVGAGLMLGLVYIGLGLIGRVMPNASEFDNGAGLLAEAANLTMGGAGQAVFSAIVLLACLTTAVGLITATGEYFSEQFAGSYRLWAVIFAVASMVIATQGLEFVMAIAAPVIGFLYPPAITLIVLTLIEPAFRGRTRFSWAFFLPLWTAVVWSAIETLISLEWGADALTPIVQWAPMFDAGLGWVVPVVIAFAIGLVVDVTRPKPAMIPGTMESVEGEDLSAEGDAVPVLQAKD, from the coding sequence ATGGGTTCCACAGTGGTGTCACAGCCTGAAGGTGGCTCGCAGCGCTCCGCCAGCGCGATCGTTGTCACCAGCCTCGCGCTGTTTTCGATGTTCTTCGGCGCGGGCAACCTCATCTTCCCGCCCATGCTGGCCGTGGAAGCCGGCGACAACTTCTGGCCGGCGCTCATCGGCTTCCTCGCCACCGCTTCCCTGCTTCCGGTGCTGGCCGTGATCGCCATCGCGCTGTCCGGCTCGAACCTCCGCGACCTGGCGCAGCGCGCCGGCTCCATCTTCGGCGTAGTCTTCCCGGTGCTGGCGTACCTGTCCATCGGCGCGTTTTACGCGCTGCCGCGCACCGGCGCCGTCTCCTTTGAAACGGCGATCACCCCGCTGTTCGGCCTCGAATCCTTCGCGGCCTCCGCCGTGTTCAACGTGGTGTTTTTCGGCATTGCCCTGGCGCTGAGCTGGAACCCCACCACCATCATGGAAAAACTGGGCAAATTCCTCACCCCGGCACTTCTAGTGCTGTTGGCCGTGATGATCTCGGTGTCCGCGTTCCGCTGGAGCGCCGAACCGGCCGCGCCGAACGAGCCGTACGACGACGGCCCGCTGTCCGCCGGCTTGCTCGAGGGCTACCTCACCATGGATTCCATCGCCGCACTGGCGTTTTCCATCGTGGTCATTTCCACCCTGCGCCACCGCGGCTTCAGCGAGGGCAAGCAGCTTGTCAACGGCACCATCACCGCCGGTGTGGGCGCCGGCCTGATGCTGGGCCTGGTCTACATCGGCTTGGGGCTGATCGGCCGCGTCATGCCGAACGCCAGCGAGTTCGACAACGGTGCCGGGCTGCTCGCTGAGGCCGCCAACCTGACCATGGGCGGCGCCGGCCAGGCCGTGTTCTCCGCCATCGTGCTGCTGGCCTGCCTGACCACCGCGGTGGGTCTGATCACCGCAACCGGAGAGTACTTCTCCGAGCAGTTCGCAGGCTCCTACCGCCTCTGGGCCGTGATCTTCGCGGTCGCCTCCATGGTGATCGCCACCCAGGGCCTGGAGTTCGTCATGGCCATCGCCGCACCGGTGATTGGCTTCCTCTACCCGCCGGCGATCACCTTGATCGTGCTCACCCTCATCGAGCCGGCCTTCCGCGGCCGCACCCGCTTCAGCTGGGCGTTCTTCCTGCCGCTGTGGACGGCCGTGGTGTGGTCAGCCATCGAGACGTTGATCTCTCTGGAGTGGGGTGCAGATGCCCTGACCCCGATTGTGCAGTGGGCGCCGATGTTCGACGCCGGGCTCGGCTGGGTTGTGCCGGTGGTCATCGCCTTCGCCATCGGCCTTGTCGTGGACGTCACCCGCCCCAAGCCCGCCATGATCCCGGGCACCATGGAATCCGTCGAGGGCGAAGACCTGTCCGCGGAGGGCGACGCTGTCCCCGTCCTGCAAGCCAAGGACTAG
- a CDS encoding LLM class flavin-dependent oxidoreductase — protein MNAPLSLIDFCTRYPGESVGEATQRSVAFAQQAEALGYSRIWYAEHHNMSSIVSSSPAVLISHIGAKTSRIRLGAGGVMLPNHSPYVIAEQFGMLEELYPGRIDLGLGRAPGTDQQTLGRALRRDPRAAENFPQDVQELQAWLSNTSPLPGVTAMPGFNTNVPLIILGSSMFGASLAAQLGLPYAFASHFAPQHLEQATAYYRDNYQPSERHPEPYCIAAVNVTAAETEEDAKRQTKVVHRNRVRAFMGRQGKQLSDDQLDTVVNSHQGRQIIDMLRYTAEGTGEQVAEYLEAFRETAQADELMISLQSGSHDEVSRSMEILAEAWG, from the coding sequence ATGAACGCCCCACTTTCTCTCATTGATTTCTGCACCCGCTACCCCGGCGAATCCGTCGGCGAAGCGACGCAGCGCTCCGTGGCCTTCGCCCAGCAGGCGGAGGCCTTGGGGTATTCGCGCATCTGGTACGCGGAGCACCACAACATGTCCAGCATCGTCTCCTCGTCGCCGGCGGTGCTGATCAGCCACATCGGCGCGAAAACCAGCCGCATCCGCCTCGGCGCCGGCGGTGTGATGCTGCCGAACCACTCCCCGTACGTGATCGCCGAGCAGTTCGGCATGCTGGAGGAGCTCTACCCCGGCCGCATCGATCTGGGTCTCGGCCGCGCGCCCGGCACCGACCAGCAGACCCTGGGCAGGGCGCTGCGCCGCGACCCGCGCGCAGCCGAAAACTTCCCGCAGGACGTCCAGGAGCTGCAGGCGTGGCTGTCCAACACCTCGCCGCTTCCCGGTGTGACCGCGATGCCGGGCTTTAACACCAACGTGCCGCTGATCATCTTGGGCTCGTCCATGTTCGGCGCCTCCCTGGCCGCGCAGCTGGGTCTGCCGTACGCGTTCGCCTCCCACTTCGCCCCGCAGCACCTGGAGCAGGCCACCGCCTACTACCGCGACAACTACCAGCCGTCCGAGCGCCACCCGGAGCCGTACTGCATTGCGGCGGTCAACGTCACCGCCGCCGAGACCGAAGAGGACGCGAAGCGCCAGACGAAGGTGGTGCACCGCAACCGCGTGCGCGCGTTTATGGGCCGGCAGGGCAAGCAGCTTTCCGACGACCAGCTGGACACCGTGGTCAACTCCCACCAGGGCCGCCAGATCATCGACATGCTGCGCTACACCGCCGAGGGCACCGGCGAGCAGGTCGCCGAGTACCTGGAGGCGTTCCGGGAAACCGCCCAGGCCGACGAGCTGATGATCTCCCTGCAGTCCGGCAGCCACGACGAGGTGAGCCGGTCCATGGAAATCCTCGCCGAAGCCTGGGGCTAA
- a CDS encoding GntR family transcriptional regulator has translation MAQLPTGPLRRPQQHEEIADYLRDEIFAGHIPAGESLPSEVELCEQFNTSRGPVRQAVATLRAEGLLSSGRGRRSLVLSNTRTETFEEILSNTSWLFRMGKDPSEDVEQFGMDTASEELAEHMGINPGDEVFVVRRVRRADGEPAVIERMAFLPSLAEVIETVDTSEQSIHRELIRAGADFNNISRAFTIEQADADTASKLGIAENAPVLRVKIKALTHNGDVLEAAEHIFRVDNLSFGLNNVRGHSSPIWFQTESEIH, from the coding sequence ATGGCGCAACTGCCTACCGGCCCGCTTCGCCGCCCGCAGCAGCACGAAGAGATCGCGGACTACCTGCGCGACGAGATCTTCGCGGGCCACATTCCGGCCGGCGAGTCGCTGCCCAGCGAAGTCGAGCTGTGCGAGCAGTTCAACACCTCCCGCGGGCCGGTGCGCCAGGCGGTGGCCACGTTGCGCGCCGAGGGGCTGTTGTCCTCCGGCCGCGGCCGCCGCTCGTTGGTGCTGTCCAACACGCGCACCGAGACGTTCGAGGAGATTTTGTCCAACACCTCCTGGCTGTTTCGCATGGGCAAAGACCCCAGCGAGGACGTGGAGCAGTTCGGCATGGACACCGCCAGTGAGGAATTGGCGGAGCACATGGGCATTAACCCGGGCGACGAGGTCTTCGTGGTCCGCCGCGTGCGCCGCGCCGACGGTGAGCCGGCGGTGATTGAGCGGATGGCATTTTTGCCGTCGCTGGCAGAGGTCATCGAAACGGTGGACACGTCCGAACAGTCAATCCACCGCGAGCTCATCCGCGCGGGCGCCGACTTCAACAACATCTCACGCGCCTTCACCATCGAGCAGGCGGACGCGGATACCGCCTCCAAGCTGGGCATTGCCGAAAATGCGCCGGTGCTGCGTGTGAAGATCAAGGCGTTGACCCACAACGGTGACGTGCTCGAAGCCGCCGAACACATCTTCCGCGTGGACAATCTCTCCTTCGGCCTGAACAACGTGCGCGGGCACTCCTCCCCGATCTGGTTCCAGACTGAATCCGAGATCCACTAA